The following DNA comes from Ptychodera flava strain L36383 chromosome 23 unlocalized genomic scaffold, AS_Pfla_20210202 Scaffold_24__1_contigs__length_23054250_pilon, whole genome shotgun sequence.
CCGTTAGGAAGTCGCCGACGACGCGGATTGGGGAGGCGTGCACAGAACAGAAGCTACTTTATTATGATTTGTGTTACAAGTCGCGATGTGACGTGTTTATCGGCGTGTAATCATTGACGTACCCAAAATGTTGCCGGTCTTAACTGACACCTAATCATCTGATTCAGAGGAAAATATCGTAATCGGAGGAACTGTTAACCTAAATTTACTACATGCCTCGAACATAGGGTTCAACGGTAACTCGGTGATGACGTCACGGGCCGCGCAGTCATAATTTTAGTGAAAGTGAATCGAATCTTTCTTTAACTTGACAACTTGAGGAttttaaaatgatcaaattacatgttctactcaggaaatactgtttttataAAATTACACATTAAAAAATCTGTAAACTGCATGCGCAtttatatatcaatgcgccGAACAGTGACATTGGAATATGGTTCAGTCACTTGTATGTAAACCGAAACATTTGGCGAGAAAACTAAGTAAGAGAGGcgtgtaataaaaacattatcgcCCCAAAATGGGACTATATGccctcgaggcaggagacaatttgccctgaGGCTTCTcagtcgggcaaatggtcacctacccccGGGCATAAGCTAATAGTCCCATGTTTCGGCTGTAAAAAAAAGTATTGCACGGAggtgttttgaacaaaattaatttttcatggGAAATTAAAAAGTGCTCGTTCGCAATTGCCTTCCCTCTATGATCAGAAATTGTCCCCTCCCGTGCGATATATAATCCTCTCAAAAACAGGAAAACTCAAGACCCAGTCCTAATCTCaaatctccccccccccttgcCACTCCCCTCTTCTTTACCATATGTTTTGCATTCTCCATGAATGAAACCTCGTTAACAGTTGAATCCTAAAACTTGTCCTTCTGCTAGGAGTTttcagatattgaaaaaaatgccTGAAATACCGTCCGCGTACTAATCGCGTTTGCGAACATTGCATTTGGAGCTCAGCTTTATCGGCTGCCCCTGGCTATCTGGACACGTCATTTAAGCTGCTTCTCAGTGTATACAAAGTGAATGCCTGTCAACTATAACCCTTTACATGGGACTTTTTAATTTTTCGTTAAACTAGATTACGCCGCTGCCCTAAAATTGGCAACGCCGAAAGCTGTCGTATCACAGGGTATTGCTAGAATTATTCGTCCCAGAGGAGGGGATTAGGGGGCAACTAACAGACATGGGCTGTTTTCTTTGATatactatacacagatagctagggtacaGTAATAGGCACCCACTCAACGCAGATAAGGCTTGTGTAATGAAacaagtttaatacatgacatttattgatcatatctctagaaaaataaattattattattattattatattattatattcatAACTTCAAGACGAATAATGCTAGCAATACCCTGTGGTCATATGAACAAATAAAAACCTACACACGACCCAGCGAGCTCCTTTGTTATCTAAAGTAAACATGATCACACCTGATTGTATCCACAGTAAAGAGTTGGAGCGTTGAAACTTTTCTGGCATTCTCACACAGCAGAGCAAGGTTGCCTTAATCTCGAGTTTTCTCGTCCACCGAACTTTGGATCTCGTGATGTCTCATTTCCCTTGTCGACCCAAGATAACATCAGGGGCATTCTAATTTTTGACCATGTCAGTCTATCGCTTGTCTGAGGTGCAGACGACACGCAAGTAGGCAAGACGGTGAGTTTTTGTCTAGCGATGTTCTTTCGAGTTTGCGACACTTGTCTatctgttaaagggacaaaatcggtcatttttcatgaattttgtttgatacgaggcACTATATTTATGTTACGTTGTTTGACATGATAAACGAAAGAGAGAAAGCCAACGAAAgagaaagaataaatggttTCATTgacgtgtctaaaaccggggtcgaatatatgcatggtcacccattcattcagtatcttttaacatgtcaaacaatataaatagtgcctagtatcaaataaaaattcatgaaacattgccgactttgtccttttaaCTCCAAAATTCAAGTTTATTTGGAGAGATGCACATGCGATGCGCCAGCCCAGTGCTTCGCTATTCTTGAGTGTAAAGAAAGTTTGCGTTGTTTGCTCTGTGTTAATAAAACATTCGAATTCTTGAATTTGTTCGTTATACTATTGAGGGCACGTTATAGCCACTTTACAAGTGAACTGACATATTCCAAACATGGGTCTGACGACACTGTACTGTGACCTCAGTGATTTTGTAGCAACACCATACAGACTGTCTTGCACTCTAAAATAGAAACAGCTTGCCGCAAATGACATCACGATCCACTACAGTTAGCTATCTCCACTCGACAGATTATTTTCAAGTGAGTTCTGCAACTTGAAAGCTAGTGTGGAAGTCACGCTGTCGCTTCAAAAGAGATACAGGCTGCTAAATGTTTCTTCAATGAAATAATGTCAACAGTGGGGAGTATTTGCGGCTATTTCACGCGATATCAGAATGAGCTAATGTTGAAGTGGCGCTTTCGAGcaacaatatatttattttgtctGGCCTATGACgagcattgaaaaaaaaatgtgtttaggGAGGAGCCATTTGATTCCCGGGGGTGGAGGAAATTTGTATGTGGCAGCAATTTTCACCCTGGTAGCAAATTCTTTTTCTATGATCAGTCtactttttttctcaagccattgcagcattaaattatttttctctcctttacaatttaagtcaaaatataTTGTTGTCCTTTTTACAGTAGCTGTATCTCGTTTCACTTTTCTAAAGGGGAGAAGATCTGACTCCTTGCCTCTAACGAACTCCAAATTTGCGGCTAATCAAACTCCATTTCAAAAGTGAATTGTATTTTAGATTTATCATGATGCATGTACTCGTTCTATTTATATCATTTTGTCAGGTATTGGTGTACAAACATCACGCGCCATTCACACAGTTTTTGCGTGACCGCACTTAACCCCGGGCCCAGGTCACGAATGTTTGAGGTGATGTCGGTGTTTGCTCAAGCATGCCCCGTTCgcaattcaaatattttctttaaagCCTGGGTGGGTATAGCCAATGTGATTTGAATCcttaaaaataatttctcttaaggtagaacgcgcctcggggacagatattcggactctcaaacttttacaattcttttctgatctatcaatcgtgggggttcattttaaagctcttggtgtatgaAAACTTTTACCGgcttattttttcgaaattcgaaaaagttatttttctccatagaattaacacagagatggaggccattttgaattttaaatatcggtaaatcttgggttatttgtttctctagtaccggaatttgcacggtgaccctcgatttccattattgattttaaaagagaatggttgaaagattccttgaagaaagtttgagagaAAGTTTTAAGGCTTTCACTTCGtggtgcgtactaccttaatgaaCCCCAGACAGGCGTTGCCGGTGGATTATGTATGCCCTGatacaaaaaattgcaatgAACGGTTAATGTCATTACGTAAAATTCAGGCTTACTAACACCTCCGGGTCTTCTTCAACCACTTGTCTTGCCGCCACGGGATAATCCTCACAATATCGtgatcttaaccctttgagcgccaaagtcaatttttgacgCCTATATAAACTATACCCCAGTCAACTTTTTCAGATTCCTGccttaattttgataaaaaaactttagccaatgaaacgcgatatatatatatatccatttggtccaaaattatcaaaacatttagagaaaaattcataaaaattgaaaaatgttgcactaaaattttggtgggaaaaaattacagcactcaaaggccTTCAGCAGATATCGGACACTATGTATCGGTTGTGTAAAAAGACTTGCACTTTTAAAACTAGACACACATTACAACTACAATACACTGGTCTTTAAGTTGTGATACAGAAATGTCATGTATAAACATTTGTAtcatacaagccttacctgtctCGTGTGTTTgtctattactttaccctcgctatctctgtacaacatttcaaagaaaacagtccgtATATGTTAATTGCACCCCTGATCCCAACGCGAAGGATTATCGTCTTCACTAAACACCTAACAATATAACCTGGTGTTATAAAATCAGCCCCTGTCCTCTGATAGTTGTAGAAAGCCTTCACATCTTATTAATCATTCACTGGCAATTTTTCTTTTCTAGCTCCTTACAGGCAGCAAAATTATTGTCTTCTCCGGAGTGAATTCTTTATCCGTATGGTCCGTTCACAATAGAGACAATTCCAGTCTCATACTGCATCGTTAGATAGCCATGGCGGGTGAGTTATATACCAAATTTATGTGGGAGCCGTGGTAAAAGATTTTAAGGCTCGGCGTCACGATTtgtaacagaaaatattttttttcaaaatataaaacgGAGAGAAGGTCAAAACAAATTCCGGAGTACTTTGTAATCACCAAAGTCCACCTTgataagaaattaaattttgcactgtTGTCCATAAGAGGAGATTAAAGACATGATCCATGGTCTCCCATTGATTTAAAATAGCAAGTCTCTGATATTTTTCAAGCggaaagaaaatgtaaaattcacGAACGTATTAACCGTGCACAATACAACAGATTTCGTTTTGAACGCTAAATAAatagtactttaaaatgatctTTGGCACAGCTACACAAAAAATCTATGAAAGTTGCATACTTAAAAGCATTTATTGTAAAAGTTGTGATGTCTTTTATTGATGCCGGGGAGTATCGTTGATTGATAATACAATCACTGTATTGATACCTGCTAGTGAAATTATTACAACGTGATTACAACGAACATGCTACTGATCACTGGTTTAAAATTTCGCTCTAATTTGCGAGTGTCGCTGGGCGCACTGGCAATGTCAGGTTACCTATGTGAATGAGGCCATTTCCATAAAAGAGGTTTTTGTACTCTGTACCAAAACGCTTACTGTTTCGCCGTTTTGCCCTCAGTTTACCATGAATACATCATCATTGGAGCTGGACCTGCGGGTCTTCAGATGGGATACTTTATGGAGAAAGACAAAGCCGACTATCTGATCCTGGAAGGGTCGAGCAGACCGGGAAACTTTTTCACCACCCAGCCTCGCCACCGCAAGTTGATATCCATAAACAAAGTTCACAATCCGTTCCCGGAGAAGGAGTTCAACATGAGACACGACTGGAACTCGCTCCTCTGTGACGACGATACCTTGCGATTCACCAAATACACGGAGGAGCTCTTCCCCAACGCCGATGTCTTGGTGAGATACCTGAACGACTTCGCCCACAAGAACAACCTCAACATCATATACCAGACCTACATCAACAACATCACCAAAGTCCAGAGTGCAAAGTCCGGAGAAGATCGATTCAAACTGACAAGCAAGGAAGGGAAGGAGTATGAGTGTAGGGTACTTCTGATGGCGACAGGCGCAAGGAAGGAGATCAGGCCAGACATTCCGGGCATCGAACTTGCAGATTCCTACACACAGCACAGTATAGACCGGAACGAATACCGGGGCAAACTTGTCGGTATTCTGGGGCGAGGTAACAGCGCATTTGAGGTGGCAGATCACCTGGCCGGACACGCCGCTGTCATCCACATATTCGGACAAAAGCCAGCAAAGTTTGCGTGGGATACACATTTTGTGGGTGAGTTTTAGACAAGGTTTGTCTTTTGCTTCACTCGTTTAACATCAAATCTGTGTGCCCTACATTTCAAAAGATGTTCAACACGCTGGAGACAAGATAAAGTCGGTATTTGTATACTCCACGGTTTGTAAACAACAAGAAAGCAACGATTATAAGTGAGATCTGTGCAGCATTTTCCTTCGTGTTTTTAATACCTGACATTACTGCTCAGTTCATTTCAATTTGGTCAAGGCCTATCGATGATAGTTTtatcattaaggtagtatgcgcctcgaaagtatgCGCCTTAGTAAAACATTTACTCTAACCtgcctcaaggaatctttcaaccattttaaaACCAAGAACAAAAATCGGGGGGTCAACGTGTAAACTGTGGTACTAAaggaacaaattaccaaagatttactgaaatttgaaattcaaaatggccgccatccctgtgttaactctatggagaaaaatatattttttcgaaaaaaataagatggtgaaaattgttCTTACAATAAGAGCTGTAAAATGgaccccccacaagtggtatatcagaaaagaattataaaaatttgaaaatccgAATATTTGTACCAGAGGCGCTTTCTATATTATTCTGGGGCTTTATGAAGTCAGAAGTAAACACCAACGATTGCGATAGCTGCACAAAAATCTAGGCTATTAagcaaacgctctgagttgttTTCGAAATATCGCCTCGCATCGAATTTCAACACCACGTTAAAACAAAGAATAATGGTACGTCCTTACCATACCAAATGATGGTGAAAGTGTAAGGAGAATTATCTTCAGTCTATATCCGATGTTGGAAGGATTCATGAGACTTATAACTAAATATATGTACTATTATGCATATATCGCTTGATGATTTACCGATTTGTCTGTCAGTTGGCCCATGTCTGTCTGCCTATGTGTCTATAAGTCTGTcccctctgtctgtctataaTGTCTGTCAGCTTTCTTCAGGTGACCTCAGAgcggtcaacaacaacattctTGACATGTACCAGCTGAAGAGTATGCATTCGTTCATCTTATTTGACGTCCTGGGACTCAAAAAGATGGACAATGGTAAGCTGGAGGTCGAAGTTACGACACCTTGCTTGCATATGGATCCACCCGGATTCTTCAGGACTGCGTACTCGCTTGATAAAGTAATCACCTGTACGGGATTCCAATACGTTGACCTTGGCGTTTTCTCGGATGCTTGCAAGCCTGGTATGTTAAATCAAGTTCACTTGAACTTATTACGTTTTAAGCTGTACACATATTTCCTTAGAAGCTTTTGTTATGGGACATAATATATAGAACATACTGGCGTTTTTAAAACGTGAAGCTGAGTCCTTGGCTTGCTTCTATTGGTGCACTATTCACAGTTATTaggggaacaccatttgatttctgggggggggtatggaggattttgagaaaaaaaaaattgtcgccaggtgagatagaaggaaaaaaaattgatcctgccatggcctgagaaaaaaaaattgtcataacagacagaagtgaaaaaaaaaattgtcacaatgcaccagaaattagcaaaatttggaaaccctattctcatgtattctttgccggcgcgccgccataggcggcgcaaatgtttttaccacaagcaattcttatgtttttttcccagcacttatgatataagcatgcactacatagatctacttacacctcagtgcactcaatgttttccttccctttcctgacccaagaaatcatatttcaggatttctgttgcaatatctcgatggcataggcactatctaaaggggactttttgacttctgtaaattgtgaaaattttaaaacacaagacaggagtcaataaactagtgttaaaatcaatatagtattctctcaatataaatatattaggaagatgtacaagttgacaatgaaaaattgaggaacaacaaatgtaatgaaatacaagggaggggtcactaaaaaaattgaaaacttcagggggcgttactcaaaatgtggagaggaagaagggggacggggttactcaattttttttggcgaaataaattgaaacacatcttagattgcaccattgcacacatccatttctcaaaattttcgatgcgagaggggggcacccctctcgtgctctccccccggctcttctaacagtgttactggtaaaagacaaatttaaaatacctatcggattgcactacactgcaccgtggcgcacatcaatttctcaaaattttcacaggatctaggacaaaactgaactgttgtgaattcatcctttattatcacagaaacatgttttcatttacctcagttcaatgaccattttgacagttaaacataccatattcatgcttttcattagaagctggcagctggagaaatgacacaagaaggtcacaaattttccgttcctgtatatttatttatctaagtctctgg
Coding sequences within:
- the LOC139125042 gene encoding FAD-dependent oxidoreductase domain-containing protein 2-like — its product is MAVYHEYIIIGAGPAGLQMGYFMEKDKADYLILEGSSRPGNFFTTQPRHRKLISINKVHNPFPEKEFNMRHDWNSLLCDDDTLRFTKYTEELFPNADVLVRYLNDFAHKNNLNIIYQTYINNITKVQSAKSGEDRFKLTSKEGKEYECRVLLMATGARKEIRPDIPGIELADSYTQHSIDRNEYRGKLVGILGRGNSAFEVADHLAGHAAVIHIFGQKPAKFAWDTHFVGDLRAVNNNILDMYQLKSMHSFILFDVLGLKKMDNGKLEVEVTTPCLHMDPPGFFRTAYSLDKVITCTGFQYVDLGVFSDACKPATKKNGKFPVLKDNWESENVPNMFYIGTAMQSRDRKAASGFIHGFRYNIRTLYHLLRERYNAVPYPTTELQRDALTISKYIIARVSVCASLYQMQGFLCDVLIIPEEAGKKPRYYEDLPLDYVLSNDYFNSQTHMFITVLKFTFDRFGDFGKIATNWGQMPNYLKPECQAFLRPIISYYNKGKYVGEQAGNESLLLRFDVKGFRGTNPNLNANRFGNFINQQTNISPGASYNVNFYTDEEDYKQFFVPLTEEQKKRLPPEYYDVTGCKPATMFLKEEEEN